The Candidatus Thiopontia autotrophica nucleotide sequence ATTTTGATGATGGCTGCAGTCCACCATCCAGTCAGGTAGAGTCCTAGCAGCACCATGACTGATGCTGCAATCAGGGTGAGGATCCTGCGCACCTCCATTCCGCTGCCAATGCTGTCTGCAATATTTCCAATTGACGAGATTAATATTCCGGCAACTACGTAACTCAGGATGCGTCCACTATTGTAGGCGAGCAAGTATAGAGAGAGTGAGGAGTCGCTATTACGGCTATTTTTTGAGATCCCAACTGTTAGTCCCGAGACGATGCCGCCACACATACCTGCACAGTGGGTTCCACCCAGCAACCCCATTACAAAGGCTGAGATATATAGTGATTCCATTAACATCATATAGATGTGGAGTTTAGCATCTGCATATAAAAAGGGCTGATCCACTTGTATGGATCAGCCCCGAAAATATTGAAGTTTTTGAATTAAACGTTACAGGCCTTCTCTTCCTCGATAATACCCTGCTCAACAGCATCAATTGCCTTCTGGTCGTGGTCATTGGCTGGGCATCCACATTTGTGATCCCCATTGGCCGAGTGTAGTCTTGCCTGCTCTAGATGCCACTGTGCAACTTTAAGGTGTTGGTCTACGTTCATTTATATGCTCCTTGCAATATTAGTAGTTGATGATTAGGCAATGATACATATAAAATGATGAAAATCAAAAATAATATAGAGAGAAAATCCAGTAATGAGTGAACAACAACTATTTTCCGCAACTGAAGCACAAGAGGTTATGAGGTCTGTTATCCAGCGTATTGCTACCGGACCAACTCTCAGCAAGGATATCGAACAGGAGGAGGCACGAATTGGAATGCGTGCAATTCTGGAGGGTGTGGTTGATCCTGTACAGGCAACAGTCTTTCTTATTGCTCTGCGGATGAAGCGCGAGACCGATGATGAGAATCGCGGAATTCTTAGTGGTATACAGGATCTTACCAATAGGGTGGTGGCAGATGTTGATGAGGTGGTTGATATTGCCGACCCATTTAATGGTTATAACAGAACTCTTCCGATTGCCCCATTTTTGGCACCACTGCTGGCTGAGTTGGGTGTTCCGGCTTTCTCTCAGGGGCTGGAGACGGTTACCCCAAAGTTTGGATTTACCCATCGTCAGATATTGCGTGAGGCTGGTGTAAATGTGGATCTCTCGGTGGAGGAGGCAGCCGCACAGTTGAGTGATCCAGCAAAAGGGTGGGCATATCTTGATCAGAGCCAATCCTCACCACTGTTACATAAACTCGTGCCGTTACGTAATCAGCTTATCAAGCGTACGGTAATTACAACCGCAGAGACTCTGACTCACCCGATCAAGGGGAGAGAGAAGAGCCATCTGATGACCGGTTATGTACACAAGCCATATGCACGTATCTATGCAATGTTGGTGCGCCATGCAGGGTTTGACTCCGCACTTTTGGTGCGTGGAGTAGAGGGTGGTGTCACCTCATCTCTGAGGCAGTCATCAACCACTTATCAGTTTGTCGGTGATCAGGAGGAGGTGGCTGTAGAGGTGAATCCGGAAGAGCTTGATATTCAGCATGATCTTAGGGCACCCGCCATTCCAGTTGGTGTGGAAGGTAATCTGGAGATATCCAAAAGGGCTGCCGAATCCGGGATTGCGACTCTGCAGGGTGAGGAGGGGATAAGTATGGATGCCCTTATGCTAAGTGCCACTCTGGTTCTCCAACATCTTGGCAGATGTGAGTCATTGGAGAGGGGAGCAGAAGAGGTTCGTGATGTATTGTCCAGTGGCAGGGCTGCAGGGCGACTTTAGATGAAGATGCTGTTTCAGGTTGATGATTTGGCTGTGGGCAAGATGCGCTCGTATCAGGTTGACGGCCATGACATCCTGGTTGCCCATACGGAGAGTGGTTTTCATGCTATCTCCAACCGTTGCCCCCATGATGTGATTGCACTGGATCTGGGGTGTCTAGAGGGTGAGATGGTGCGCTGCTCTCTGCATGGCAGCCGTTTTGATCTCTCTACAGGTGAGGCAATGGAGCCACCTGCCGAGGAGTCAGTAAGAGTTTATCCGTTGCAGGTGAAGGATGGGTGGGTTTGGATTAAACTTGATGAGTGAATTTTTCCAGAGAAAATAAGACGTTTTATCTTCTGTTTGGTCTGTTCTCCATTGAGTGGATCATACTGGCCATCGACCCGGTCCATCCGGAGGATTGGTTGCTGGAAAATGTATTGGTGATTATTGCCGTCCCACTGTTGCTGTATGGGCGCAGATCTTTGCCGTTCTCCAATACGTCATATTCCATGATTTTCCTGTTTCTCGGGCTTCACGAGATTGGATCGCACTATACGTATGCCGAGGTTCCTTACGATCAGTGGGTAGAGTGGGTTACAGGTTCAACCCTTAACGATGTTATGGGGTGGGAGCGTAATCACTTTGATCGCATTGTTCACTTCTCTTTTGGACTATTGATTGCCTATCCGATTAGAGAGATTTTTCTCTACGTGGCAAATGTGCGAGGGTTCTGGGGGTACTTTCTTCCTCTGGATCTAACCATGTCTAGCTCCATGTTGTTCGAGCTGATCGAGTGGGGTGCGGCCGAGATTTTTGGCGGAGAGTTGGGGATGGCGTTTCTTGGAATCCAGGGCGATATATGGGATGCCCACAAGGATATGGGGTTGGCTAGTCTTGGAGCAGTAATGGCTATGTTGATTACAGCATCAATCAACTATCGAATGCAGAAGGATTTTTCCAGTGAGTGGGCAAAAAGTTTACGGGTCAACAGGGCTCTGAGGCGAGAGAAGTTGGCCAAGAATGAGCTGTAGTCAGAGCAATACTGGCTAGAAATCCCCGTTGGCTCCGGCGGTCATGATGGTCATCATCTTGGTGTTGGTGGTGACTGCAATCCGGTATATCTCGTCAGGTAAGTCACCTTTCTCAATCATCATATTAAGGTTCAGGGTGGTGAGCCAGGGGGCGCCATGGTTGTCCTCAACCAAGGCAATTCTGCAGGGCATGTATGACGCATAGATAATATCGTGGCGCACCATTTTTGCTGCATCCTCCGGATTACAGAACTGGAATATCTCAATGTGTGGAGAGTCGATACCTCTTTTACTTAGTGCTGCAGACATCTGTTGTCTTCCCACAAGAGCAAGGTTTAACTCTGTTGCCTTGGATAGCATGGCCTCTGTCGCATCCTCAATGGAGACAGATGGAGCAAGGCGCATCTTGATAACAGAGTGCTGAACCATCATCTCCTGGGTTGGAGGCTCAACAGAAAATGCCGTGTTGCCAACCAGCAGATAACCGAGAATAAGAGAGACGATCTTTTTCATTTGGAGGATATTATAACAGCACCACCAAGGCAGTGGTCATCTTGGTAGAAAACCATCGACTGCCCGGGTGTTACTGCCCGCTGTTTGTCATCAAAGTGAATTACTGCACCACTGTTGCCGGATTCAGTGATGGTACATGGCTGATCACTCTGTCGATAGCGACTCTGTGCCATACAGTTGAAGGGGAGGTTGGAGGGGGGCTGATCAATCCAGTGTATCGGTTCTGTCTTGACTGTCTGACTCATCAGTAGTGGGTGTTCTCTCTCCTGAGCTGCAATTAATATATTGTTATCAAGATCCTTGGCAACCGCATACCATGGCTCCTCACTGTAGTTTGCCAATCCACCAATTCCTATCCCCTTGCGTTGCCCCAGGGTGTGATACATCAACCCCTGATGTCTGCCAATCAGATCACCATCCGGGGTTCTGATATCTCCCGGCTGAGCAGGTATGTACTGACTGAGGAAGTCGCGAAAGTTCCTCTCTCCAATAAAACATATGCCGGTGCTGTCTCTCTTTTTGGCATTTACAAACCCGGCAGAGTCAGCAATTTTTCTTACCTCATCCTTGTTGAGCTTGCCCAGTGGAAACATGGCGTGTGAAAGCTGTTGTTGGTTCAGTAGGTGGAGAAAGTAGGATTGATCCTTGTTTTGGTCTACCCCCTTTAGTAGTCGATAGTTATCTCCCAACTTTTCAATTCGTGCGTAGTGTCCAGTAGCGATGGCATCTGCACCAAGCTTGAGGGCATGGTCGAGAAAGGCGCGAAACTTTATCTCTCTGTTGCAGAGAATGTCCGGATTCGGGGTTCGTCCAGCCCGATACTCTTCAAGAAAATGGCTGAAAACCCGTTCCCAATACTCGTGTGAAAAGTTGATGGTGTGGAGTGGAATACCCATTTGTTTGGCAACACTCTCTGCATCTGCCAGATCTTCCTCTGCACTGCAGTAGTCGGAGTCATCATCCTCCTCCCAGTTTTTCATAAAGAGCCCCTCAACCTCGAACCCTTGCTCCAGTAGAAGTTTTGCAGCGACAGCCGAGTCGACTCCTCCAGAGAGGCCAACCATAATTTTTGTGTAAGAGCTCATGGCTGTTCCACCTTGCGCCACTCGCCTGACTTGAGGTTGCCTAGAGCCCATGGGCCGATAGCGACACGAATTAGCCGCAGGGTAGGGTGACCTACTGCGGCAGTCATCCTTCGCACCTGACGATTTTTCCCCTCTCTAATTTTTAATTCGATCCAGCTGTCAGGAATATTTTTACGCTCACGGATTGGCGGAGTACGCTTCCATATCTCTGGGGACTCAATTATCTGTGCAGAAGCAGGGGCTGTCTTTCCCCCTTTTATCTCTACCCCATTAACAAGTTTCTCTATAGCCGCTTCATCAGGGATTCCCTCCACCTGAACCCAATAACTCTTCTCCATTTTGTGTCTGGGATGACTTATTCTGGCCTGGAGTTTTCCATCATCAGTCAGTATTAACAGCCCCTCACTGTCACGATCCAGACGTCCAGCGGGGTATATTTTTTTGATTGGAATATAGTCAGCCAGGGTTTTGCGCCCATCCTGGTCACTAAATTGTGTCAATACATTATATGGTTTGTTGAAGATGACAATCATCATCCGGTAGTATATACCCAAATCCCCGGACAGAAATATGAAGACTGAACAACCTATTGATCCTATACACCACACCGATCTGGATCTGCAGGAGGAGCGTCCCAAGCTACAGGAGCCATCCAAATATCAGGTTGTCCTGTTGAATGATGATTATACGCCGATGGATTTTGTGGTTGATGTGTTGAAGCAGTTTTTTCGGATGGACAGTGAGCAGGCAACACAGGTTATGTTGCATGTTCATACCCGTGGCAAGGGTATATGTGGTACTTTTAGTCGAGAGGTTGCGGAGAGTAAGGTGGCTCAGGTCAACGATTATGCAAGAGAGAATCAGCATCCGTTACTCTGCTCTATGGAGCAAGCTTGATAGTTAAGGAACCTCTGAAAAAGCTTAATGGGATGGGGGGTTTGGTGGAAGGGATCTAATCCGTCCCCTATGGGATAACTTGTGAGGGATAGCTGATTGGGTCACGAAGTGACTTAATCAGGGATTTCTTAACCAGCTGGAGATCAGTCGATATGCTCAGTAAGGAACTGGAATTTTCATTAGGTCTTGCGGTAAAACAGGCCCGTGAACAACGGCATGAGTTCATTACCCTGGAGCATCTGTTGCTGGTGCTGCTTGATAACCCTCTCTCTGCCGATCTGTTACGAGGCTGTGGCGCAAATCTGGATATTCTGCGTGAACAGCTGGAAAACTTTATTCTGCAAAATACGCCACTTTTGCCAGAGGATAATGAGATTGATCCACAGCCCACCTTGGGCTTTCAGAGGGTTCTTCAGCGCTCCATATTTCAGGTTCAGTCATCCGGCAAGAGCGAGGTGAGTGCAGATAATATTCTGGTCGCACTATTTGGAGAGAAGGAGTCGCATGCAGTCTTCTTTCTTACCCAGCAGGAGATCTCCCGCCTGGATGTGGTTCACTACGTCTCTCATGAGACTGAGCGTACAGTGGATCGAGAGCAGCAGGAACAGCTGGAGCATGACGAAGATGTTGAGCAGGATGAGGATGATAGCCCGCTAACCCGTTATGCGGTTAATCTTAATGCCCTTGCTGAGAAAGGAAAAATTGACCCACTGATTGGCAGGGCAGAAGAGGTGGAGAGAACCATCCAGGTTCTCTGTCGTCGTCGCAAGAATAATCCACTGTTGGTGGGAGAGGCTGGTGTCGGCAAAACAGCAATCGCCGAGGGGCTGGCACGACGTATAGTTGATAAAGAGGTTCCAGAGGTAATTGCCGAGAGCACTATCTACTCCCTGGATCTTGGTGCTCTGTTGGCTGGGACAAAATATCGTGGTGATTTTGAGAAGCGTCTCAAGGGGTTGTTAAAGCAGCTTGATGCTCTTGCAGACACGATCCTTTTTATTGATGAGATTCACACCATTATTGGTGCAGGTTCTGCCTCTGGTGGAACCATGGATGCATCAAACCTTATAAAGCCAAAACTGGCGGCCGGCGACCTGCGTTGTATTGGTTCTACCACCTTCCAGGAGTATAGAGGAATCTTTGAGAAGGATCACGCCTTGGCTCGTCGCTTTCAGAAGATTGATATTAATGAGCCGTCTGTTCCCGATACCGTCAAGATTCTGCAGGGGCTGAGAAGTCGTTTTGAGGACCACCATGCAGTCAAGTTTACCCGTCAGGCTTTGACTACAGCGGCAGAGCTTGCAGATCGTTATATCGGAGATCGTCATCTTCCAGATAAGGCTATCGATGTAATGGATGAGGCGGGTGCAAGAAATCAACTGCTGCCACCATCACGCCGTCGCAAGACAGTAGGGGGCAAGGAGGGTGAAGAGGGGGTAGCGAAAATTGCCAGGGTTCCATCCAGGAATGTATCAACCTCTGATAGAGAGCAGCTGAAAAAGCTTGAGCGCAATCTGAAGATGGTTGTCTTTGGTCAGGATGAGGCAATTGAGACTCTCAGTTCTGCAATAAAGCTTGCCCGCTCGGGGCTGGGAAATGATGAGAGACCAGTGGGCTCCTTCCTTTTTGTGGGGCCTACTGGCGTTGGCAAGACAGAGGTTGCCCGCCAGCTTGGCATGCAGATGGGGGTTGAGCTAATTCGGTTTGATATGTCCGAGTATATGGAACGCCATACAGTATCTCGCTTGATTGGAGCACCCCCAGGTTATGTTGGGTACGATCAGGGTGGGCTGTTAACCGATGCAGTTAATAAAAACCCGTATGCAGTTCTGTTGCTGGATGAGATTGAGAAGGCACATCCGGATGTATTCAATCTGTTGCTACAGGTTATGGACCATGGTTCATTGACCGATTCCAACGGACGTCAGAGTGATTTCAGGAATGTGGTTCTGGTTATGACATCTAATGTTGGGGCTGAAAAGATGAACCGTCCATCCATTGGTTTCACTAATCAGGACCACTCTAGTGATGGCCTGGCCGAGGTGAAGAGAACATTTACCCCGGAATTCAGGAATAGATTGGATTCTGTGATTCAGTTCCATGTGCTTGATATGCCCAGCATCGCAAATATTGTGGACAAGTTTATTGCCGAATTGGAGATCCAACTGGACCAGAAACATGTTCAGCTGACGGTTGATGATGAGGCCAAAACCTGGCTGGCAGAGAAGGGTTATGACGCTGATATGGGTGCCCGTCCCATGGCCAGACTGATCCGCGAAGAGGTTCGCAAACCGATGGCAGAAGAGCTTTTGTTTGGTGAACTAAAGAGTGGAGGAGAGGTTGCGGTATCGGTTAAGAGCGGGAAGCTTAATTTTGTCTATCACAAGATAGAGAAGCCGCTCAAAGGCAAGAGATCTGCCAGAGATAAACTTTCGGTTTAGCGTGCGCGGAAGGTGATCCGACCCTTGGATAGATCGTAGGGAGTCAGCGCAACAGTAACCTTGTCACCCTTGAGGATACGGATGTAATGCTTGCGCATCTTGCCGGAGATGTGGGCAATGACCTCATGTCCATTTTCCAGCTCTACCTTGAAAGTTGTGTTGGGAAGATTCTCAACAACTGTGCCTTCCATCTCAATATGTTCTTCTTTAGCCATGTCTCTCTACAATATTCCATTAAGGAAGCTCTGATTAAGTCACTTCGTTACCCAATCAGCTCTCCATCGCAAATTATCCTATGGGGGACGGGTTAGATCCATTCCACCAAATCCCCATCCCATTAAGCGTGTTCGTGTTCAGAGGTTCCTTGATTAAGCTGTGGGATTATACATTAATCATCAGTCAGTGTGGAGACAGTGCTCTGCAAGAAGTTCCTGGTACTCTGTGCGAGGGATTTCACGGGCCCCCATCTGCTGCAGGTGTGGGGTCATCATCTGGATATCAATCAGCTCTATCTCGATTTCATCTGCAAAATCCTCTAGCAGAGAGACCAGAGCTATTTTTGAGGCATCATTTGCCCTGCTGAACATTGATTCACCACAGAATAGTTTTCCTGCAAGAACACCATAGAGCCCCCCAACAAGGGTGTTGTCTCTATCCCAGCACTCTACAGAGTGGGCATGCCCCAGCTCATGAAGACGGATATACGCCTCAGCCATCTCACTGGTAATCCAGGTTCCGCTGTCACTGCTTCGTGGTGCGGCACAGTTATGGATGACAGCGGCAAAATTCTGATCAAGAGTGATACGGAAAGGCTGTTGGCGAATCCGTCTCTTCAGGCTACGAGAGATATGGAGTTCACTGGGGAAGAGAACAGCACGCGGGGCAGGGGACCACCATAGAATAGGTTCGCCCTCACTGTACCAGGGGAATATTCCGCTTCGGTACGCAGTCAGAAGTCTCTCAGGTGTTAGATCTCCACCAATGGCCAGCAGGCCATTTGGTTCTTGCTGCGCCAGATGGATTGGTGGGAATGGGGATCCAGGGTTGTCACCAAGCCGGAATGGCCCCATGGTTTTCTATTCCGTATCGACGCTGTCAATATTGTCAAGGTAGTGCTCGGCATCAAGAGCAGCCATGCAACCACTGCCGGCAGAGGTAACTGCCTGACGATAGACGGGATCGGCACAGTCACCTGCAGCAAACACTCCCAATACATTGGTTCCAGTAGCGTAATGGCGCTCACTGTTGCGTACCTTGATGTAGCCGTGCTCCATATCTAGCTGGTTTTCAAACATTCCGGTGTTTGGTTTGTGGCCAATTGCAATAAAGACACCGCTGAGGTCGATATCCCTGGTGCTGTCATCCTGAGTGCTACGGATGCGTACGCCGGTCACACCACTGTCATCACCCAAAACCTCATCAAGTTGGGAGTTCCACTCGATGGTTATATTTCCGTTTTTTGACATCTCGATAATGCGATCAGAGAGAATCTTCTCCGAGCTAAAGCTGTCACGACGATGGATAACCGTAACGTGCTCTGCGATATTTGATAGATATATCGCCTCCTCCACAGCAGAGTTACCACCACCTACTACGGCAACTTTCTGTCCCTTGTAGAAGAAGCCGTCACAGGTTGCACAGCCGGATACGCCACGCCCCATAAATTTTTGCTCGGACTCAAGTCCAAGATACATTGCAGATGCACCCGTTGAAATAATCAGTGCATCACAACTGTACTCTCCCATATCACCCTTGAGCTGAAATGGGCGCACGTTCAGGTCAACACTCTGAATCATGTCAAAGATGATCTCGGTTTCAAACCGTTCTGCCTGTTTCAGCATGCGGTCCATAAGCTCTGGCCCCTCTACACCCTCGGGTTCACCTGGCCAGTTATCAACCTCTGTAGTGGTAGTCAGTTGCCCACCTTGCTGCATGCCTGTTATCAAAGTTGGTTTCATGTTGGCACGGGCAGCGTAAATAGCTGAGGTATAACCAGCGGGGCCTGATCCAAGAATAAGAAGGGGGCAGTGTTTGACATCACTCATGATAAACTCCAGTTTGATGATTTCAGTGTTTTTTCGTGGAGGAGATTGTACATGAATGGCTCAATAATTGGGGTTCCACGTGAGGCCAGAGCCTATGAGGGAAGAGTTGCCTTGACTCCAGATGCGGTCTCTCTATTGGTTGGACAGGGTAATAGGGTGGTTGTCGAGAAGGGGGCAGGAGAGCTTTGCGGGTTTCCGGATGATCTCTACATAATGTCGGGGGGTGAGATTGCACCAGATGCTCCTTCACTGTATGGGGTATCCAGGCTGATTGTTAAGGTAAAAGAGCCCCAGCCAGGGGAGTTGGCGTTTCTGAGAGATGATCATATTCTCTTCTGTTTTCTTCACCTGGCGGCAGATCATGATCTGATGGATGCGTTGTGCGAGATAGGTCTGACTGCGATTGCCTTTGAGACAGTAGAGGTTGATGGGAGGCTTCCCCTGCTTGCCCCAATGAGCAAGATTGCGGGAAAGATTGCAGTACAGATTGGTGCCCGTCTGCTTCATCAGCCGGAGGGTGGGAAAGGTGTTCTTCTGGGGGGCGTAGGTGAGATTGATTCTGGGCATGTGGTTGTTATTGGAGGTGGAGTGGCTGGCTCTGCTGCTATCCAGGTGGCTTCTGCACTAGGTGCCAGGGTTACTGTGCTTGAACATAGTGAAGAGAACATCAGTAGAGTAAATGCGTTGGGATCGAATGTTAACGGGATGTTTTCCACACCTGAAAATATTGAAGAGATGGTGGCTTCTGCAGATCTGTTGATTGGGGCTGTTTTGGTCAAAGGAGACCGTACTCCCAAGCTGGTGTCAGCAGAGATGATTCGGCAGATGGAGGCAGGGGGTGTGGTTATCGATATCTCTGTAGATCAGGGCGGATGTATTGAAACCACCCGCCCAACCAACTATGACAATCCAACCCATCTGGTGGGTAACGTAATCCACTTTGGAGTAACCAATATGCCAGGTGCAGTTCCACGGACATCATCGCAGGCACTCTCTGCCGTAATTCTGCCTTGGGTTACCAGATTGGCTAGGCCAGACTGGAGAACCAACCATGCACTTGTGAATGGAATTAATGTTGATGGAGGAGAAGTAGTCTATGCTACTCTGCGTAGCAAATAGAGCAAAACCGAGAGACGAAAAGCCACGCCCATCATACTGTTAGTGTGTGCCTGGCTGCCTCTGATTGTTACACTCAACGGATGTGGGCGGGACCTGTTATTAGCCTAGAACAAGATGATGATGTGTCAAGAAAATAACAGGTTTTCTTTTCAAATCCGTTAAAATAATGCACTTTAATACCATTACAGTTTTGCAAGGATTGTCCAGTTGGCAACAACCAGAAGAAGAGTAAGGAAGCGAGGTGGTTCTGTAGCCAGCACTACACACGTCAGCAGGGGGTTGCGTGAGGGAGCTCTGTTTCTGAGTCTTGCCATCACCCTCTATCTACTGGTATCACTTTTTACATACAGCATGAATGATCCAGCATGGACCTACAGTGCACCTGTCTCTCAATACGATAATGCAGGGGGAGTTGTAGGGGCCTGGTTCTCTGATGTTCTCTTTACAATTCTTGGGGTGATGGCATGGATAATCCCGCCAATTGTGGGGTGGCTGGGATGGTTGCTTTTTGTTGATCGCGCCCGTCTTCTTCGTTACCAGCCGCAACTGTTGGCAATCAGAATAGGTGGTTTTTTAATGACTCTTTTCGGTGGGGCCGGCATATCAAACCTGCACTTTCACCGTTTTGATGCCAGTTTTCCTGCACAGACCGGTGGGGTTGTTGGAGATCTGGTTGGTGGTGGGTTTGAGTCAATCATGGGCCCATTTGGCAGCACGGTATTTCTGCTGGCCATGTTCCTTGCAGGCGTCTCTATTTTTACCCACCTCTCATGGTTTGCCCTTATGGATCGAGTTGGAGGTTTTGTTCTCGAGGCCATTATGTTGCTACGCGCTATTCCAGGAAAGGTAGATGACTGGAAGGCGGCTAAAATTGCGAAAGAGAGTCGTGGCCAGGAGGTTAAAAGAGAGCGCAAAAAATCACGCAAGAAAAAACCAAAAATTGAGCCCAAGCTTGGATCAATAGAGATGAGTGAGCGGGCACTCAAGGAGACACAGAGAACACTATTTGAAGAGTTACCGGCAAACTTTGTAACATCAGGCTCCTCATCTCCACCACCGCTCTCGCTATTGAGCAAGGCAGAACATCAGCAATCCGGTTTCTCTACCGAGATGTTGGAGGTTCTCTCCCGTCAGGTAGAGCTCAAGCTGAAGGACTTTGGAGTAGAGGTTGAGGTGGTTGCAGTTCAGCCAGGCCCAGTGATTACCAGATTTGAGCTGATGCCTGCTCCAGGATTGAAAGCAAGCAAGATTACAAGGCTGTCAAATGATCTGGCACGCTCCCTCAGCCTGCAGAGTGTGCGGGTGGTTGAGGTGATTCCTGGCAAGCCAACTATCGGCCTAGAGATCCCCAATGAGGTGAGAGAGACGGTGTTCCTCTCCGAGATTCTCTCCTCACAGCAGTATGAGCACTCCAAAGGGGCGCTTACCCTGGCTCTTGGCAAGGATATCGGTGGCCAGCCACAGGTTGCTGATCTGACCAAAATGCCACATCTGTTGGTTGCAGGTACAACTGGCTCAGGCAAGTCGGTAAGCGTAAATACCATGGTGCTCAGTCTGCTCTACAAATATACACCAGAACATGTACGGATCATCATGATAGATCCCAAGATGTTGGAGCTCTCTGTATATGAGGGGATACCACATCTTCTGGCGCCCGTTGTAACTGACATGAATGAGGCGGCCAGTGCGTTGCGCTGGTGTGTTG carries:
- a CDS encoding sulfite exporter TauE/SafE family protein translates to MESLYISAFVMGLLGGTHCAGMCGGIVSGLTVGISKNSRNSDSSLSLYLLAYNSGRILSYVVAGILISSIGNIADSIGSGMEVRRILTLIAASVMVLLGLYLTGWWTAAIIKIEKAGSLLWRAIEPFAKKFIPIRSTTHALVAGMLWGWLPCGLVYTALLWAISAETAIQGGMIMASFGIGTLPTLFGIGYFSNRVIIHLQKQWVRT
- a CDS encoding anthranilate phosphoribosyltransferase, producing the protein MSEQQLFSATEAQEVMRSVIQRIATGPTLSKDIEQEEARIGMRAILEGVVDPVQATVFLIALRMKRETDDENRGILSGIQDLTNRVVADVDEVVDIADPFNGYNRTLPIAPFLAPLLAELGVPAFSQGLETVTPKFGFTHRQILREAGVNVDLSVEEAAAQLSDPAKGWAYLDQSQSSPLLHKLVPLRNQLIKRTVITTAETLTHPIKGREKSHLMTGYVHKPYARIYAMLVRHAGFDSALLVRGVEGGVTSSLRQSSTTYQFVGDQEEVAVEVNPEELDIQHDLRAPAIPVGVEGNLEISKRAAESGIATLQGEEGISMDALMLSATLVLQHLGRCESLERGAEEVRDVLSSGRAAGRL
- a CDS encoding non-heme iron oxygenase ferredoxin subunit, with amino-acid sequence MKMLFQVDDLAVGKMRSYQVDGHDILVAHTESGFHAISNRCPHDVIALDLGCLEGEMVRCSLHGSRFDLSTGEAMEPPAEESVRVYPLQVKDGWVWIKLDE
- a CDS encoding DUF2238 domain-containing protein, with protein sequence MNFSRENKTFYLLFGLFSIEWIILAIDPVHPEDWLLENVLVIIAVPLLLYGRRSLPFSNTSYSMIFLFLGLHEIGSHYTYAEVPYDQWVEWVTGSTLNDVMGWERNHFDRIVHFSFGLLIAYPIREIFLYVANVRGFWGYFLPLDLTMSSSMLFELIEWGAAEIFGGELGMAFLGIQGDIWDAHKDMGLASLGAVMAMLITASINYRMQKDFSSEWAKSLRVNRALRREKLAKNEL
- a CDS encoding DUF302 domain-containing protein; its protein translation is MKKIVSLILGYLLVGNTAFSVEPPTQEMMVQHSVIKMRLAPSVSIEDATEAMLSKATELNLALVGRQQMSAALSKRGIDSPHIEIFQFCNPEDAAKMVRHDIIYASYMPCRIALVEDNHGAPWLTTLNLNMMIEKGDLPDEIYRIAVTTNTKMMTIMTAGANGDF
- the mnmA gene encoding tRNA 2-thiouridine(34) synthase MnmA, with protein sequence MSSYTKIMVGLSGGVDSAVAAKLLLEQGFEVEGLFMKNWEEDDDSDYCSAEEDLADAESVAKQMGIPLHTINFSHEYWERVFSHFLEEYRAGRTPNPDILCNREIKFRAFLDHALKLGADAIATGHYARIEKLGDNYRLLKGVDQNKDQSYFLHLLNQQQLSHAMFPLGKLNKDEVRKIADSAGFVNAKKRDSTGICFIGERNFRDFLSQYIPAQPGDIRTPDGDLIGRHQGLMYHTLGQRKGIGIGGLANYSEEPWYAVAKDLDNNILIAAQEREHPLLMSQTVKTEPIHWIDQPPSNLPFNCMAQSRYRQSDQPCTITESGNSGAVIHFDDKQRAVTPGQSMVFYQDDHCLGGAVIISSK
- a CDS encoding pseudouridine synthase; translated protein: MIVIFNKPYNVLTQFSDQDGRKTLADYIPIKKIYPAGRLDRDSEGLLILTDDGKLQARISHPRHKMEKSYWVQVEGIPDEAAIEKLVNGVEIKGGKTAPASAQIIESPEIWKRTPPIRERKNIPDSWIELKIREGKNRQVRRMTAAVGHPTLRLIRVAIGPWALGNLKSGEWRKVEQP
- the clpS gene encoding ATP-dependent Clp protease adapter ClpS, with amino-acid sequence MKTEQPIDPIHHTDLDLQEERPKLQEPSKYQVVLLNDDYTPMDFVVDVLKQFFRMDSEQATQVMLHVHTRGKGICGTFSREVAESKVAQVNDYARENQHPLLCSMEQA
- the clpA gene encoding ATP-dependent Clp protease ATP-binding subunit ClpA → MLSKELEFSLGLAVKQAREQRHEFITLEHLLLVLLDNPLSADLLRGCGANLDILREQLENFILQNTPLLPEDNEIDPQPTLGFQRVLQRSIFQVQSSGKSEVSADNILVALFGEKESHAVFFLTQQEISRLDVVHYVSHETERTVDREQQEQLEHDEDVEQDEDDSPLTRYAVNLNALAEKGKIDPLIGRAEEVERTIQVLCRRRKNNPLLVGEAGVGKTAIAEGLARRIVDKEVPEVIAESTIYSLDLGALLAGTKYRGDFEKRLKGLLKQLDALADTILFIDEIHTIIGAGSASGGTMDASNLIKPKLAAGDLRCIGSTTFQEYRGIFEKDHALARRFQKIDINEPSVPDTVKILQGLRSRFEDHHAVKFTRQALTTAAELADRYIGDRHLPDKAIDVMDEAGARNQLLPPSRRRKTVGGKEGEEGVAKIARVPSRNVSTSDREQLKKLERNLKMVVFGQDEAIETLSSAIKLARSGLGNDERPVGSFLFVGPTGVGKTEVARQLGMQMGVELIRFDMSEYMERHTVSRLIGAPPGYVGYDQGGLLTDAVNKNPYAVLLLDEIEKAHPDVFNLLLQVMDHGSLTDSNGRQSDFRNVVLVMTSNVGAEKMNRPSIGFTNQDHSSDGLAEVKRTFTPEFRNRLDSVIQFHVLDMPSIANIVDKFIAELEIQLDQKHVQLTVDDEAKTWLAEKGYDADMGARPMARLIREEVRKPMAEELLFGELKSGGEVAVSVKSGKLNFVYHKIEKPLKGKRSARDKLSV
- the infA gene encoding translation initiation factor IF-1, with amino-acid sequence MAKEEHIEMEGTVVENLPNTTFKVELENGHEVIAHISGKMRKHYIRILKGDKVTVALTPYDLSKGRITFRAR